The sequence TTTCCCTGGTTATACTGAAAGAATATGCCCAGCAAACCTAACAGAAGCGGCAAGAAATAATATACGTTTCTGCTCGGATCGTTTTTCATCCACTCGGGCATAACATCGCGCGGCCCTGTTTTTGGTTCATCAATAAACGAAATACCACTTACCCAGTTACCGTTTTCAAAACTTCCGTGGCCTTGCAAATCGTTTTGCCGGCCAACAAAGTTCCACATAAAATATCGCATATACATGTGCCCCATCTGGTAACTAAAAAAGAAGCGCAGGTTTTCGCCAAAAGTTGGTTTTTGAAGCGTTTTCACTTCTCCACGCTCACGAATTCGAACGGGCGTTCCTTTTATTTTTCCCCATTCTTTGTAGGCCTGCACATGGTTCGACTTATCGCTGTACATTCGCGGAAATACAGTTTCCATTTTAGGTTCATACACCGAACCTCCGGGCATGGTGCCTGTAATCTCGTATTTACCATCTACTCTGTTGTACTGCTCCTTCGGATCTTTAGTACCAATGCGTGGCGCATTATAGTAGGGGCCTTTTGCCAATGGTCGGTCGCCATATTGCTCACGATTCAGGTAGCGAACAAGTGCAAAAGCATTATCAGGACTGTTTTGATTCATTGGCGGATTAGCCGAAGCACGAATAACAATCAATGCAAATGATGAGTAGCCGATAAGAATTACAATAATCATGGTTAGTGCATTGTTCCAAACCACCATATTTCTTTTTCGGGTATAATTGATTCCCCATACTGAACCTGCCGCCATCAGGGCTATCATAAATAATATTCCGGAATTAAACGGAAGTCCAAAGCCATTTACAAAAATGCGGTCGAAAATGAATGCAATACGTGGTACGCCAGGTATAATCCCGTACTGAATACCCAGCAAAATACCCATTGATGCAGCCAATGCATAAACTACACCTTTCCACGAAAATTCGTATTTTTTGAAGTAATAAACCAGTCCAATAGCAGGAATAGCCAACAGGTTAAGCAAGTGAACCCCGATTGACAATCCCATTAAATAAGCAATCAACACCAGCCAACGATTGGAATTTTTCTCGTGTGCCACCGTTTCCCATTTCAAAATAGCCCAGAATACCATTGCGGTGAATAACGATGAAAGCGCATAAACTTCGCCTTCAACCGCCGAAAACCAAAATGAATCGGTAAATGTAAAAGCCAGTGCTCCAACCAAACCACTGCCCCACACTGCAATTTGTTCGCCGGTGCTGAGTTCTTCCACGGGGAAAAGTTTTTTGGCAAGATGTACAATCGTCCAGTACAAAAACATAATGGTTGAGGCACTTGCAATGGCCGACAGCGAATTAACCATAACAGCTGCTTTCGTGGCATCGGGAGCGAAAAGTGTAAATATCCGCCCTAAAATCATAAAAGTAGGTGCGCCTGGCGGGTGTCCAACTTCCAGTTTAAATGCACTTGTAATAAACTCGCCACAATCCCACCAGCTAACAGTGGGTTCGAGCGTAGCAAAGTAAGTTATACAAGCTGCTATAAATACAAGCCATCCAAGAATGTTATTGATTAATTTCGTGTGTTGCATGATCCGCTAATTTTTTGAACAAAGGCAAATATAAGCTTTTAAACAGGAATGCTGCGAACATAATTATCAAAATGCATTTTGATGTTTTTTTCGAAAGAGGTATTTTTTTTTTAGTCAGATATTGCAGAATAAATTTTTTTTATACTTTTGCACCGTCTTTAACGAAAAGACACAATAAGGACTGACCCGTGGTGTAATTGGCAACACGTCTGATTTTGGTTCAGAAGAGTCCAGGTTCGAGCCCTGGCGGGTCAACTGAAGGTCTGCAGAATACTGCAGACCTTTTCTTTTTATAACACTTTTAACGAGGCTACAAACAATTGTAATGCGGGAATACAACTAGGCTGATTGACTATTATTTATAGATTTCCCAGCTTACAAAAAGGTTCTAGAAAGAAGTTCCGCACTATATTCTAATACAAAAGCATAAGTTCCCACTGGCATCGCTAATTCCTTTTCAAATTCGAGGTACTAATGCTTACGTACTCGCGTACTACAACTTCAATAATTTCTTCATTATACAAAATTAAAACGGGTTAGCTGTTTACAAATCACCCGCAAATTCACCCGACAGGGTGTTAAAAGATGAAACATCTCGCTCTATTTTTGGTATGATTTAAAACAGATAAAAATGAAGAAACAAAAAATACTTCTGGCAGGAGCTACCGGTTATTTAGGCAAATACATAGTAGCTGAGTTACAAAAACATAAATACCCAACCAGAATTGTAGTAAGAAACAAAAACAAGATCTTCGACAATCATGATTCATTGGAAGTACAAATCGCCGAAGTCACAAAACCAGAAACATTATCGGGAATTATGCAAAATGTTGATGTGGTAATTAGCACAGTTGGAATAACCAGACAAAAAGATGGGCTTACATACATGGATGTAGATTACAAGGCAAACCTGAATTTACTACAAGAAGCAAAAAAATCGGGTGTTCGAAAGTTCATTTATGTTTCGGCTTTTAATGCTGACAAATTAAACGATTTAAAAATGTGTAAAGCCAAGGAGAAATTTGTTAACAAACTCAAGGAGAGCAACATGAACTTTTGTGTGATTCGCCCCAACGGATTTTTCTCAGACATAACTGAATTCCTGAAAATGGCTAAAAAGGGGAAAGCTGAACTCTTTGGAAAAGGAAAATTCAAGATGAATCCCATCCATGGAGAAGACCTTGCGGAAATCTGCGTTTTAGCAATAGAGTCGGAGTATAAAAAGATTGAAGTTGGCGGACCAGAAATATATACACATAACGAAATAGCAAAGTTAGCCTTTGATGCTGTAAATAAGAAAACGAGAATAGGTTATATACCAGAGCCGATTCGAAAAATGATACTCTGGTTTGCACGCACCTTCACGTCTTCCAAAATCTATGGTCCCATAGAGTTTTTTCTTACAGTACTGGCAATGGACATGATAGCTCCTCAGTATGGGAAACATACTTTATCCGAATATTTCAGCGAAATGAAATCAAAAATTTAGAGATCATGTCACGAAAATTAAGAAAAAGTCCAGCGTATTGCCTGGTTATTTCATTAGTCCGTTTGGCTTTTGGGAAACTAAGGTTAAACAGTCAATACCTCAATAAAACGGTTTTAATGAAAGACAATAACAAATACAAGATATTTCGACACATAACAGTTAAGACCAATCAGAATAATGCAGCAAATGCAGTACTTGTTGTAAGCTTCAAATTTGCCCGTTTAACACATAAAGCAAATAAAACAGCGTCAATTATTCCGATGTTGATAATTGCGGGATATCCGGGATTTGTAAAAAAGCTATATGCCGTTAATGCTGAAAACGGCTATTGGCAAGGTATGTATCAATGGAAATCGTCAAAATATCTCGAAGAATATAAGAAGTCCTTCGTTTTCAAGATGATGAATAAACGAGCTATTTCAGGATCTATCAATTCCTTTGAAATAGAAAATGAGAACTTGTCAAATTTCATTGGAAGATCCATAAAAAATGAACCAGAATACAACTAAAATTAATCATGGAAAACATTATCGATCAATCACTTTGCAAAAAATGCGGAATATGCGCTGAAGTTTGTCCAAATAAAATTATCGGGCAAAACGGTAGCATCCATTTTAAAAACGAAAGAGAACATCTGTGCCTGCAATGCGGGCAATGTATGGCAGTTTGCCCAACAAAATCTATACAAATAAAAGGTCTGTCATATAATGATTTCCTTGAACTACGTAATGGTAAAAGCAATTATGAAAGCTTTATGGAAGTCTTGGCGGGCAGAAGGTCGGTAAGGAATTTTAAAAACCAACCAGTTCGTAATGAATTAGTTGATGAAATAGTAAATTCCGTTTCATATGCTCCTTTTGGCGCAGCACCTGAAAAAATGGAGATTAGCGTAATTAATAGCCGTGAAAAAATTGAATCAGTTTTACCTTTAATTTCAGATTTCTTTCTGGGACTTGAAAAAATGGTTGAAAATCCAATTTCATCCATATTCCTCAGATTAATTGCAGGTAAAGAAAATTTTCATACTGTAAAAAATCACATATACCCAATTGCAAAAGGAGGAAATTATAATCTTGAGAATGGGGATGGGATTACAAGAGGTGCACCGTGTTTAATAACTATCCATGCATCCAAAAATGCCGAAGCTCATACCAATAACGGAGTAATTTACGCAACCTACATGATGCTTGCAGCCCATGCAGTTGGGCTTGGAGCTACAATGATAGAGTGTATTATTCCTGCCATTAACAGAAATAATAAGTTAAAGCAGTTTTTTCAAATTCCCGAAAAGAACGAAGCGATAATGTCTATTATCGTTGGACATCCAAAATATCGATTTAAAAGAACAATAAAACGTAAAAAACACAAAGTTCACAAAGTAGAATAATTCCTGTATTTTTTTCTGGCTATTCAATGCTAATGTTTGTCATTCCGGCATATTGGTTTCAGGTTAAAATTCACCCGTTGATTCACCTTCAAGGGTGATTTTCACTTTAGGATCATCCAGTAATTTTGACATAGAGTAAACAATGAAATTACTGTACTGAAAAAAACCATGAAAACAATTAAAACAAATAGAAAACATCAGGTATTAATTACCGGAGCATCAACGGGTATTGGATATGCAAGTGCAATTTATCTCGACAAAATTGGATACCGGGTTTTTGCAGGAGTGAGGACAGAAAGTGACGCACAGAAGCTAAAAGAAAACGGCTCTGAAAACCTTAATCCGGTTCTTCTTGATGTTTGTAACCCTGAATCAATTAATACGACATGCGATCTTATTTCAAAACAATTGGGATCGGATACCTTTAGCCTTGTTAATAACGCGGGATTATCTTTAAATGGGCCGCTTGAAATCCTTCCGATGGATGATATCCGAAAACTTCTGAATGTGAATGTTCTCGGATTGCTATCGGTAATCCAAAAGTACTTACCGCTTATTCGAAAAAACAAAGGAAGGTTGGTAAATATCAGTTCTGGCCATGGTTTACTGGCTATCCCGGATAAAAGCGTTTATGCAGCTTCAAAATTTGCAGTCCAGGCGATCAGTGATTCTTTAAGGGTTGAACTAAAACCATTTGAAGTTTCAGTTTCGAATGTCATTGTTGGCAAAGTAAATACAAGCGTACTTGGAAAAATCGAAAATGACAGAAGGAAGATGTTGGAAGGAGCAAATCCTGAAGTTGTTCGAGAGTATACTCAACTTATTGAATATTTCGACAAGGAAGTAAAAAACATTCCGGGAATTGAAGCTTTAGAAGTGGCAAAAATAATTGGCGATGCGTTGAATAATCGAAAACCCAAAGCACAATACCTAATTGGTCCGGGAGCTAAAAAAATGAAAGTGCTGGCAGGTTTTCCCAGAAAAATGAGAGACAAAATGTTGTTTAATGCCATTTATAAAAATAAGAAGTGTAACAATTCTGCTGAGATGTAGTCTTAAATAAAAACCTTTTTTATAATTTTAAACCGAAATAAAAATAAAGTGCTGGAGATACAACCCATACACTAAGAGTGGCTTGGGAACGGAAAAATCTAAATTACAAATAACACTTAAAGACATCGAGCAGTAGTTTGATGTCACGAGATTTCAATTTATTTATTAATTGAAGGATTTGTTGTAATTAGATTTTAAAGGCCAAGTTTTATTTATCCACACACCCATTCCTATTGTAAATCGTATAACAAATACTTCGTGAAAACATCACGAAAATGCTTATTAACAAAGAAATAAGAGAAGAGCTCAACACGCTTTTCTACAAACTAAAATTACAAGACAAAAACGCCAACTCTTCGCTCGACAAACAAGTAAAAATAGAGCAGATTATTGGCTACCTGGAAATTATTCATGCTGAACTAAGAAAGACTTCAAAGAAACGTCAACTGGTTTTTGTTGACAGCGGTGCAGGCAACTGCTATTTAAGTTTTCTGGTCTACTATTTCTATCACCATATTGAAAAGCGTAATATCAGAATTCATTGCATCGATTACAATGAAAAGTTGATGAAACGGAGTGCAGAACTGGCAAAAGAGCTATGTTTTCAGGAGATTTATTTTCATGCCATGGATATTGTAGAATTTTCAACAGAAGAACCGATTGACATGGTTTACTCACTACATGCATGCGATACCGCAACCGACAAAACCATGTATTTAGGTATAAAAAACAAGGCAAAACTCATTTTGTCTGTTGCCTGTTGTCAACACTCCATCGACATGAAAGCCAAAACACTAAAAGCGGTAGTACGCTACAAAGCCTTCCGCGACAAAATGTTGAT comes from uncultured Draconibacterium sp. and encodes:
- a CDS encoding DUF2723 domain-containing protein, producing MQHTKLINNILGWLVFIAACITYFATLEPTVSWWDCGEFITSAFKLEVGHPPGAPTFMILGRIFTLFAPDATKAAVMVNSLSAIASASTIMFLYWTIVHLAKKLFPVEELSTGEQIAVWGSGLVGALAFTFTDSFWFSAVEGEVYALSSLFTAMVFWAILKWETVAHEKNSNRWLVLIAYLMGLSIGVHLLNLLAIPAIGLVYYFKKYEFSWKGVVYALAASMGILLGIQYGIIPGVPRIAFIFDRIFVNGFGLPFNSGILFMIALMAAGSVWGINYTRKRNMVVWNNALTMIIVILIGYSSFALIVIRASANPPMNQNSPDNAFALVRYLNREQYGDRPLAKGPYYNAPRIGTKDPKEQYNRVDGKYEITGTMPGGSVYEPKMETVFPRMYSDKSNHVQAYKEWGKIKGTPVRIRERGEVKTLQKPTFGENLRFFFSYQMGHMYMRYFMWNFVGRQNDLQGHGSFENGNWVSGISFIDEPKTGPRDVMPEWMKNDPSRNVYYFLPLLLGLLGIFFQYNQGKKGKETFAVTMLLFVLTGIAIVVYLNQYPYQPRERDYAYAGSFYAFAIWIGLGVLGIYSGLKKVVKGAPGAVLATVISLVAVPGVLASQNWDDHDRSGKYMTRDYAKNYLESCAPNAILFTYGDNDTFPLWYVQEVEGVRPDIKIVNISYLGMDWYISQQQYKTYEADPVPFSFTKDKYYMGRMDAVLFQDRIKGSVELSEAMEFLGSDDVRTKVQVTSGAMLDYLPSRDFHITVDKQKAVETGTVKPEDADKIADRVSFKITGNMITKSEMAVLNMIAANNWERPIYIDHSLVFTGNIHFLDWLQFEGLAYRFVPIKTPKQGVTAGRIDTDILYDNVMNKFVWGNVNDPDIHMDEYNRKQIDIMQARYMFTRLAQALVADGEKEKAIEVADKMFELFPNEIIPLDYSSFQMADQYYRAGAVEKGNEKVRIMADNCFAMLDYYASLPDNFASAVQSEQNRQISHLRNMVILTRNYKQDELNKELDGKLQELINKFQQKASS
- a CDS encoding SDR family oxidoreductase, translated to MKKQKILLAGATGYLGKYIVAELQKHKYPTRIVVRNKNKIFDNHDSLEVQIAEVTKPETLSGIMQNVDVVISTVGITRQKDGLTYMDVDYKANLNLLQEAKKSGVRKFIYVSAFNADKLNDLKMCKAKEKFVNKLKESNMNFCVIRPNGFFSDITEFLKMAKKGKAELFGKGKFKMNPIHGEDLAEICVLAIESEYKKIEVGGPEIYTHNEIAKLAFDAVNKKTRIGYIPEPIRKMILWFARTFTSSKIYGPIEFFLTVLAMDMIAPQYGKHTLSEYFSEMKSKI
- a CDS encoding nitroreductase family protein; protein product: MENIIDQSLCKKCGICAEVCPNKIIGQNGSIHFKNEREHLCLQCGQCMAVCPTKSIQIKGLSYNDFLELRNGKSNYESFMEVLAGRRSVRNFKNQPVRNELVDEIVNSVSYAPFGAAPEKMEISVINSREKIESVLPLISDFFLGLEKMVENPISSIFLRLIAGKENFHTVKNHIYPIAKGGNYNLENGDGITRGAPCLITIHASKNAEAHTNNGVIYATYMMLAAHAVGLGATMIECIIPAINRNNKLKQFFQIPEKNEAIMSIIVGHPKYRFKRTIKRKKHKVHKVE
- a CDS encoding SDR family NAD(P)-dependent oxidoreductase, whose product is MKTIKTNRKHQVLITGASTGIGYASAIYLDKIGYRVFAGVRTESDAQKLKENGSENLNPVLLDVCNPESINTTCDLISKQLGSDTFSLVNNAGLSLNGPLEILPMDDIRKLLNVNVLGLLSVIQKYLPLIRKNKGRLVNISSGHGLLAIPDKSVYAASKFAVQAISDSLRVELKPFEVSVSNVIVGKVNTSVLGKIENDRRKMLEGANPEVVREYTQLIEYFDKEVKNIPGIEALEVAKIIGDALNNRKPKAQYLIGPGAKKMKVLAGFPRKMRDKMLFNAIYKNKKCNNSAEM
- a CDS encoding SAM-dependent methyltransferase, with the translated sequence MLINKEIREELNTLFYKLKLQDKNANSSLDKQVKIEQIIGYLEIIHAELRKTSKKRQLVFVDSGAGNCYLSFLVYYFYHHIEKRNIRIHCIDYNEKLMKRSAELAKELCFQEIYFHAMDIVEFSTEEPIDMVYSLHACDTATDKTMYLGIKNKAKLILSVACCQHSIDMKAKTLKAVVRYKAFRDKMLMMISDTLRALLLEQNEYKVDIFDFVSSRFTDKNSMIRAKRTEFKKQIDAEAEYINLSSEFKMKPYLEDLLFETVF